CTGTTGAAGCGCAATAATTTCAAATGATTTCTTTTCGAGTTTTACTTCATATTCATTTACTTCTGCGTCTTCCTCGATAACTTCTTTTGCCAAGTCACGGTCATGTGTCACAAAAGCTCGTACTGTACGATTGATTTGGGAAAGAACTTCTTGCCCCATGGCGTAAAATTGATTATGCAATTTCTCTAAATCTTCTTCAAATTGAGATCGTAACATCTTTTTCTCCTTATCCAAATTTACCTGAAATGTAATCTTCTGTTTCCTTATGTTGTGGGTAGAGGAACATTTCCTTGGTATCGTTAAATTCAATCAAATCTCCATTAAGGAAAAAGCCTGTTTTATCAGAGATTCGAGATGCTTGCTGCATGGAACGAGTAACCAAAAGCATGGTGTACTTGTCCTTGAGACCATAAAGGGTTTCTTCGATTTTCCCAGCTGAGATAGGGTCCAAGGCTGAGGTCGGCTCATCCAAGAGGATAATTTTTGGACTAGTCGCCAATACACGGGCTACACAAACACGTTGCTGTTGACCGCCAGATAAACCAATTGCTGAATCATGCAAGCGATCCTTGACCTCATCCCAGATTGAAGCACGCTGTAAAGCTTTCTCCACAGCTTCATCCAAAACGTTCTTATCTTTCTCCCCATTAATACGGAGACCATAAACAACATTTTCGTAGATAGACATGGGGAATGGATTAGGTTGTTGGAAAACCATCCCAATTTCCTTACGCAATTCAACTGTATCGGTACGCGGACTATAGATATTGTGCCCATTATAAACCACTGATCCAGTTGTCGTCACTTCAGGATTAAGGTCACCCATGCGGTTAATAGCCTTTAGAAGTGTTGATTTCCCAGATCCAGAGGGACCGATAAGGGCGGTAATTTCCTTAGGTTGGAATGATAAGGAAACACTATTCAAAGCCTTCTTTTTATTGTAATAGACTGACAGGTCTGAAACCTGCAAAATCGGTTCTGTCATACTGTTCCCTTTCTAACCAAAGTGTCCTGTTACATAGTCATTGGTTGACTGTAGCTTAGCATTTTGGAAAATATTAGCAGTCTTATCATATTCAATCAAGTCACCCAAGTAGAAAAATCCTGTGTAGTCACTAGCACGCGCAGCCTGTTGCATACTGTGGGTTACGATGATAATGGTAAAGTCCTTCTTCAACTCCAACATAGTTTCCTCAAGTTGAGCTGTCGCAATCGGGTCCAAGGCTGATGCAGGTTCATCCATCAAGAGAATATCTGGTTTAACAGAGATGGCACGAGCGATACAAAGACGTTGCTGTTGACCACCTGATAGGGTTAAGGCAGACTTATGAAGGTCGTCTTTTACCTGATCCCAGAGGGCAGCCTGACGAAGAGAGGTTTCTACAATTTCATCTAGGACTTTCTTGTCCTTAACTCCTGCACGTTCATGTGCAAAAGTAATATTACGATAGATTGATTTTGCAAATGGATTTGGACGTTGGAACACCATTCCGATATGTTTACGCATTTCATAAACATTGATTTCAGGACGGTTAACGTCAATACCTCGATAGAGAATCTGTCCTGTCACCTTTGCAATATCAATAGTATCATTCATACGGTTGAGACTGCGAAGGTAGGTTGATTTCCCTGATCCAGACGGACCAATCAAGGCTGTGATTTTATTTTTTTCGAATTGCATATCAACGCCCTTAATGGATTCGTTTTTACCGTAGTAAACATGTAAATCCTTAGTAGAGAGGGCCACTTTTTCTTCTGGAAAGGTAATGATATGCCTTTCATCCCAATTATATTTTGACATGGCTTCTCCTTTAGGCAGCGGTTAATTTCTTGTGTAGGTAGCTTCCGAGTTTGCGAGCTCCAAAGTTAAAGATCAAGATAAAGATTAGGAGCACCGCAGCAGAACCTGCTGAAACAAGTGTTCCATCAGGAATAGTTCCTTCACTGTTGACTTTCCAGATATGGACGGCCAAGGTTTCTGCTTGACGGAAGATTGAGATTGGACTGGTTACGCTGAGAACATTCCAGTTAGACCAGTCAAGAGCTGGTGCTGACTGTCCTGCCGTATAGATTAGAGCCGCAGCTTCACCAAAGATACGACCTGATGCAAGTACTACCCCAGTAACAATACCAGGTAAGGCTTCGGGGATAACGACATGAAGAACTGTTTCCCAACGTGAAAGTCCAAGTGCTAAACCTGCTTCACGTTGCGTATGGTGAACGTGCTTCAAACTGTCTTCAACATTACGTGTCATCTGTGGAAGGTTAAAGACGGTTAAAGCCAAGGCACCTGAAATAATTGAAAATCCATACTCAAACTGGACTACAAAGATAAGGTAACCAAAGAGACCGACTACAACGGATGGTAGAGAAGACAAGATCTCAATACAGGTACGTACGAAGTTGGTAACACGGCCTTTTTTAGCATACTCAGCCAAGTAAATTCCAGCCCCCATTGATAGAGGTACAGAGATGAATAAGGTAATGACCAAAAGGAAGAAGGAATTATAAAGCTGAATCCCGATACCACCACCTGCTTGATAAGAAGATGATTTTCCTGTCAAAAATGACCATGAAACAT
The window above is part of the Streptococcus sp. Marseille-Q6470 genome. Proteins encoded here:
- the pstB gene encoding phosphate ABC transporter ATP-binding protein PstB, which encodes MTEPILQVSDLSVYYNKKKALNSVSLSFQPKEITALIGPSGSGKSTLLKAINRMGDLNPEVTTTGSVVYNGHNIYSPRTDTVELRKEIGMVFQQPNPFPMSIYENVVYGLRINGEKDKNVLDEAVEKALQRASIWDEVKDRLHDSAIGLSGGQQQRVCVARVLATSPKIILLDEPTSALDPISAGKIEETLYGLKDKYTMLLVTRSMQQASRISDKTGFFLNGDLIEFNDTKEMFLYPQHKETEDYISGKFG
- the pstB gene encoding phosphate ABC transporter ATP-binding protein PstB, with the protein product MSKYNWDERHIITFPEEKVALSTKDLHVYYGKNESIKGVDMQFEKNKITALIGPSGSGKSTYLRSLNRMNDTIDIAKVTGQILYRGIDVNRPEINVYEMRKHIGMVFQRPNPFAKSIYRNITFAHERAGVKDKKVLDEIVETSLRQAALWDQVKDDLHKSALTLSGGQQQRLCIARAISVKPDILLMDEPASALDPIATAQLEETMLELKKDFTIIIVTHSMQQAARASDYTGFFYLGDLIEYDKTANIFQNAKLQSTNDYVTGHFG
- the pstA gene encoding phosphate ABC transporter permease PstA, which produces MHAKKLDKLATAVLYTIAGIIVTILASLILYILVRGLPHVSWSFLTGKSSSYQAGGGIGIQLYNSFFLLVITLFISVPLSMGAGIYLAEYAKKGRVTNFVRTCIEILSSLPSVVVGLFGYLIFVVQFEYGFSIISGALALTVFNLPQMTRNVEDSLKHVHHTQREAGLALGLSRWETVLHVVIPEALPGIVTGVVLASGRIFGEAAALIYTAGQSAPALDWSNWNVLSVTSPISIFRQAETLAVHIWKVNSEGTIPDGTLVSAGSAAVLLIFILIFNFGARKLGSYLHKKLTAA